TGAGGTTGTCCAATGGTTCAGTGACGACCTTCGCGCTTGCCCTCACGGTCCGCGCCGAACTCTTCCGCGAAGACCGACTCGTACTGCTTCATGAAGTCGGCGGCGGCCTCCACGAAGGTGTGGCCCGCCTCGCCGGTGTCGTGTTTGACCAGCTCTTCGATGTACCGGTTGACGCTCATCCCGCGGGCCAGGGCCTTGTCGCGCGCCGCCTGGGCGGTGCCCTCGTCCACCCGGACGTTCAGCTGAGTCTTCGCCATACCTAGACGCTAGCGCGTATGTGCTAGCACCGACAAGAGGGCATCCGGAGTGAAAAGGGATACCGAGTGTGCGCCCCGTCACACTACGCTCGGCCGGGACAAGGAACGAGGGACGTCGGGACGACATCGGGCCGTCCACGACCAGCAAGCCACCGAAGGAGGCAGCCTTGTCCACACCTGCTGCGGAACACGCCCCCGGGCACCCGGAGGCGGACGGGACCGCGGCCCGCGCCCGCGCGCTGACCAAGGCGTACGGCACGGGCGAGACGACCGTGCTGGCCCTCGACTCGGTCGACGTGGACATCGCGCGCGGGCGCTTCACCGCGGTCATGGGGCCCTCGGGGTCGGGCAAGTCCACACTGATGCACTGTCTGGCGGGGCTCGACACCGTGTCGGCGGGGCAGGTGTGGCTCGGCGACACGGAGATCACGGGGCTGAAGGAGCGCGACCTGACCAGGCTGCGCCGGGACCGGATCGGGTTCATGTTCCAGTCGTTCAACCTGATCCCGACCCTGAACGCCGTCGAGAACATCACCCTGCCGATGGACATCGCGGGCCAGAAGCCCGACCAGAAGTGGCTGGACCAGGTCATCGACACGCTGGGGCTGCGGGACCGGCTCAGACACCGGCCGTCCCAGCTGTCCGGCGGGCAGCAGCAGCGCGTGGCCTGTGCCCGGGCGCTCGCCTCGCGCCCCGAGCTGATCTTCGCGGACGAGCCGACCGGCAACCTCGACTCGCGCGCCGGACTGGAAGTCCTCGCCTTCCTGCGCCAGGCCGTCGACGAACTCGGCCAGACCGTCGTCATGGTGACCCACGACCCGGGCGCCGCCGCCCACTCCGACCTGGTGCTCTTCCTCGCCGACGGACGGATCGTGGACGAGATGGCCCGGCCCACGGCGGAGGCGGTCCTGGAGCGTATGCGCCTCTTCTCCGGAGGACAGACCCAGACCTCCTCCCCCGGCGATCCGGACGCCGTCGAGGCACCTTCCCTCACCAAGCCCACCGACGAGGACTGACACCCCGTGCTGAAGGCAACGCTCAGGAGTTTCCTCGCGCACAAGGGCAGACTCCTGCTCTCCGCGCTGGCCGTCGTCCTGTCCGTGGCGTTCGTCGCGGGCAGCCTGATCTTCTCCGACACGGTCACCCGTACCTTCGACCGGCTCTTCGCCTCCACCTCCGCCGATGTCACGGTGAACCCCCGGAAGGACTTCGAGTCGTCGGTACCGTCCGGCGAGACCCTGACCCTGCCCGCCTCGCTGGCGCGGCGGGTCGCCGGTGTCGCAGGCGTGGCGGACGCCCACGCGGACGCGTCCGTCGAGAACATCACGGTCGTCGACGACCACGACAAGTCGGTGTCACCGACCTCGGGTGCCCCCACGATCGCCACCGACTGGTACCGCACCGACCGCAGCCCCGTCGAACTCACCTCCGGACATCTCCCCCGGGGTGACGGCGAGGCGCTGCTGGACGCGGACACCGCCGACAGCAAGGGCGTGGGCATCGGCGACAGGCTCACCGTCCATGCGCAGCCGGGGTCGTTCAAGGTGAGGATCGTCGGCATCGCCACCTTCACCACCACCAACCCGGGCGCGGCGCTGCTGTTCCTGGACACGAGGACCGCGCAGACCCGGCTACTGGGTGCTCCCGACCGGGCCACGAGCATCTCGGTGACCGCCGCGAGCGGGGTGAGCGACGCCGAGCTGAAGAGCCGTATCGGCGAGCAGATCGGCACCACCGGCTACGAGTTGAAGACGGCAGCCGAACAGGCCGAGTCCGCCGCGGCCCGACTGGGCGGATTCCTCGACGTGATCAAGTACGTGATGCTGGGCTTCGCCGGTATCGCGGTGCTCGTCGGGGTCTTCCTGATCGTCAACACCTTCTCGATGCTGATCGCCCAACGCACCCGCGAACTGGGCCTGTTGCGGGCCCTCGGCGCCGACCGCCGGCAGGTGCGCCGGTCCGTACTCACGGAGGCGGTACTGCTCGGTCTGGTCGGCTCGACGCTCGGCCTCGCCGCCGGGATCGGGCTGGCGACCGGGCTGATCCAGCTGTTGAGCGCGATCGGCATGGACCTCAGGTCGGCCGACATGGTGGTGAGTTGGGTGACTCCCGTGTCGTCGTACGCCGTCGGCCTCGGGGTCACCTTCGTGGCGGCCTATCTGCCGGCCCGCCGTGCCGCGGTGGTCTCCCCCATGGCCGCGCTCCAGGACGCCGAGATCGCGGGCGTGGGGCGGCCGTTGCGGGTACGGGCGGTGGTCGGCGCGATCGTCGGGGCCCTCGGGGCCGCCGCACTCGTGGGCTGCGCCACGGCCACGGAGACGTCGACCTCCGCCTCCCTGCTGGGACTCGGGGTCGTGTTCACCCTCGTCGCGACGGTGATCGCCGGCCCCCTGCTGGTCCGGCCGGTCATCCGGGTCCTCGGCGGCGCGTTCCCGGTGCTCTTCGGGCCGGTCGGCCGGATGAGCCAGCGCAACGCCCTGCGCAACCCCCGCCGTACGGGGGCCACGGCCGCCGCGCTGATGGTGGGCCTCGCTCTGGTCGGCGGGATGTCCGTGGCCAGCGCCTCGATGAGCAAGTCCTTCGACGAACAGATCGACAAAACACTGGGCGCCGACTTCGTCCTCCAGAACGACAACCGCGTGCCGTTCCCCCGGGAGGTCACCGACAAGGTGCGGGCCACGGACGGTGTCGGTCTCGTCGTACGGCAGCGGTTCGTACCGGTCGCGGTACGCCTCCCG
This genomic interval from Streptomyces sp. B21-083 contains the following:
- a CDS encoding ABC transporter permease, with translation MLKATLRSFLAHKGRLLLSALAVVLSVAFVAGSLIFSDTVTRTFDRLFASTSADVTVNPRKDFESSVPSGETLTLPASLARRVAGVAGVADAHADASVENITVVDDHDKSVSPTSGAPTIATDWYRTDRSPVELTSGHLPRGDGEALLDADTADSKGVGIGDRLTVHAQPGSFKVRIVGIATFTTTNPGAALLFLDTRTAQTRLLGAPDRATSISVTAASGVSDAELKSRIGEQIGTTGYELKTAAEQAESAAARLGGFLDVIKYVMLGFAGIAVLVGVFLIVNTFSMLIAQRTRELGLLRALGADRRQVRRSVLTEAVLLGLVGSTLGLAAGIGLATGLIQLLSAIGMDLRSADMVVSWVTPVSSYAVGLGVTFVAAYLPARRAAVVSPMAALQDAEIAGVGRPLRVRAVVGAIVGALGAAALVGCATATETSTSASLLGLGVVFTLVATVIAGPLLVRPVIRVLGGAFPVLFGPVGRMSQRNALRNPRRTGATAAALMVGLALVGGMSVASASMSKSFDEQIDKTLGADFVLQNDNRVPFPREVTDKVRATDGVGLVVRQRFVPVAVRLPDGKRLETTAAGYDTRLDDVAHVAYARGDTAAALADGHLAMSAGYAKDHDVRVGTVLPVEFPDGGRTELTVGALTDQDSADGFGTQGGIYFGIAVAERYLPGGQDSALYVNATAGTSADRLRPALERTLDPYPQIKVRDQADYKELIRNQIAVLLYLVYALLGLAIVIAVLGVVNTLALSVVERTREIGLLRAIGLSRRQLRRMIRLESVVIAVFGAVLGLGLGLVWGVCIHRVLALQGMKALAIPWGTIVLVVVGSAVVGIVAALLPALRASRMNVLAAIAHE
- a CDS encoding toxin-antitoxin system HicB family antitoxin, whose amino-acid sequence is MAKTQLNVRVDEGTAQAARDKALARGMSVNRYIEELVKHDTGEAGHTFVEAAADFMKQYESVFAEEFGADREGKREGRH
- a CDS encoding ABC transporter ATP-binding protein, whose translation is MSTPAAEHAPGHPEADGTAARARALTKAYGTGETTVLALDSVDVDIARGRFTAVMGPSGSGKSTLMHCLAGLDTVSAGQVWLGDTEITGLKERDLTRLRRDRIGFMFQSFNLIPTLNAVENITLPMDIAGQKPDQKWLDQVIDTLGLRDRLRHRPSQLSGGQQQRVACARALASRPELIFADEPTGNLDSRAGLEVLAFLRQAVDELGQTVVMVTHDPGAAAHSDLVLFLADGRIVDEMARPTAEAVLERMRLFSGGQTQTSSPGDPDAVEAPSLTKPTDED